One Urocitellus parryii isolate mUroPar1 chromosome 8, mUroPar1.hap1, whole genome shotgun sequence DNA window includes the following coding sequences:
- the LOC144256485 gene encoding olfactory receptor 2G3-like, which translates to MEENNETSEGGFILLGFSDQPQLEIILFVVVLISYLLTLVGNTAIIVVSLLDSKLHTPMYFFLTNLSFLDLAFTTSIVPQLLWNLRGPAKTITSTGCILQLYVSLSLGSTECVLLTIMAFDRYVAVCRPLNYTTVMHPSFCKALAGIAWLSGVGNTLIQSTITLRLPRCGHRRLHHFLCEVPAMIKLACVDIHANQVQLFVATLVLLLLPMALISVSYGFIAHAVIKIKSSQAWRKALGTCGSHLLVVSLYFGTSSVIYIQPQRSFGHSQGMFLTLFYTVVTPTLNPLIYTLRNKDVKGALRRLLRREQNF; encoded by the coding sequence atggaagaaaacaatgaaacCTCTGAGGGAGGTTTTATTTTGCTTGGATTCTCAGACCAACCCCAGTTGGAAATCATCCTTTTCGTGGTAGTTTTGATATCCTATCTTCTGACCCTTGTGGGCAACACAGCCATCATCGTGGTCTCCCTCCTGGATTCCAAACTCCACACAcctatgtacttcttcctcactAATCTCTCCTTTCTTGACCTTGCCTTCACCACCAGCATTGTGCCCCAGCTTTTGTGGAACCTGAGGGGACCAGCCAAGACCATCACATCCACTGGCTGTATCCTACAACTCTATGTGTCCCTCTCCTTGGGTTCCACTGAGTGCGTTCTCCTTACTATCATGGCATTTGACCGATATGTGGCTGTCTGCAGACCTCTCAACTACACGACTGTCATGCACCCATCATTCTGCAAGGCCCTGGCAGGAATAGCCTGGCTAAGTGGAGTGGGAAACACTCTGATCCAAAGCACCATCACCCTGCGGCTTCCTCGATGTGGACACCGTCGTCTCCACCACTTCTTGTGTGAAGTGCCTGCTATGATCAAGTTGGCATGTGTTGACATCCATGCAAACCAAGTCCAGCTTTTTGTGGCTACATtagttctcctcctccttcccatggCATTGATATCTGTCTCCTATGGATTTATTGCACATGCTGTGATAAAAATTAAGTCATCCCAAGCTTGGCGCAAGGCTCTAGGGACCTGTGGCTCTCATCTACTAGTGGTGTCCCTTTATTTTGGGACCAGCTCAGTCATATACATCCAACCACAGAGATCCTTTGGCCACAGCCAGGGCATGTTCCTCACACTCTTTTATACTGTTGTGACTCCCACCCTCAACCCCCTCATATACACCTTGAGGAACAAGGATGTGAAAGGAGCCCTGAGGAGACTGCTGAGGAGAGAACAAAATttctaa